The genome window GCGGGGGTGTGTCTGGCTTTTCATTTTGCCACTTGGATAACTTCCCTTAGTTTTACTTCGGTGGCAGCTTCGGTAACCATTGTGACGACGAATCCTCTTTGGGTAGGGTTATTGTCTTGGTGGTTGTGGGGGGTTAAGTTAAAGTTTCGTAATTGGTTAGGAATTGCGATCGCCCTTGGGGGTAGTATCATAATAGCCTTGGGTGGTAATGGTGAGGATACAGTGGGTAGTAATCCTTTATTGGGGGCATTCCTTGCGCTTTTGGGTAGCTGGTTTGCCAGTGGTTATATACTTTTGGGCAATCAGGCACAACAACGAGGTTTAAAAATAGGAGAATATGTGGCGATCGCATATTTGACATCCGCTTTATGTTTACTACCCTTACCCATCATTTTTGGCACGGGATATGTAGGTTATTCACCCCAAGTATATGTTTATCTAGTGCTAATGGCGATCGTTTCTCAAGTCATAGGACATACCAGTTTTAATTGGTCATTGCGTCATCTTAGCCCTACTACCGTATCATTAGTTATTTTATTAGAGCCTGTGGGTTCTACTTTTTTAGCCTTTTTACTATTCAAAGAGATTCCCCCTATGGCTGTTTTTTTAGGGGCAATGATCCTCTTAATAGGGGTAATTATATCTGAATTTAAAAGCTCTACATCTAAGGCAAAAAAAAATTATAACGAATAGATTTTTAATCATTAACTAATTAATACAATGTAAAATATGCCACAACAAATGAACTAAAATTTAACAATACTTAATTTATTCTCTATTATTTTTCCATTCTCATATTAAAATAAAGAAAAATCATAATAAACATTAAATATTATGCCACAGTTTATAATTACCCTCGTCGTCACAGCAGTATCCATGCTAGTTGCCGAGATACTTTTACCAGGAATATCCATTGATACAACCCTAGCTGCTTTAATCGGTGCTTTTGTTTTTGGTATTATCAATGCCATTATTCGTCCAATCCTAGTGCTTTTTACCCTACCTTTTACCATTCTTACCCTAGGGCTATTTTTATTGATTATTAATGCCATTTGCTTTTCCCTCGTCGGTTATTTTACCCCGGGGTTTGCCGTAGATGGTTTTTTTGATGCTTTATTTGGTTCAATTATTGTATCTTTTGTTAGTGGATTTTTAGATCAGTTTTTCAAAAAAGACGACTAAAAATATATTTTTATAACTGTTCTAATAAATTATATTAGGCTTCAATTAATAGTATTTAAAAAACAATTAATATTGTTATGTTTTCCCCTGAATCAAAATAATTTAGGGAATAAGTTATAAATATTTTCCATTACCCTAAATGCAACACTTTTTCAGCACCGCCTGATTAGTCTGTATAATAGATAACAAGTATAAAAAAATTAATAAAAACATCAGCACCTGTGACATATTCATCATTTATAGCCTCACAACGGGGGCAGGAATCTGATTCTATCCTAAAATATGATCCAAGGGCGATCGCACGTTATTACAATAATCGTCCTTGGTTAGGGTTATTCCGTAGCCTAAAAATAGTTACCCTATTTAGCGTTTTTGTCATTCAATTATATTTAGACAAAATTTTTAATCAAGAAGAAAAAAATAAACTAAAAAGAGCCGAAAGACTCAGGAAAATTCTCACCTCCTTGGGCGCCGCCTTCATAAAAGTTGGTCAAGCCCTGTCCACTCGACCAGACTTAATCAAACCAGACTTTCTCGAAGAATTAATCAAACTACAAGACCAACTTCCTCCCTTTGATAACGAAACCGCCTTTGATATAATGGAAAGAGAGCTTGATATGCCCGTGAATCAAGCCTACAAAGAAATTTCCCCCAATCCAGTGGCAGCAGCTAGTTTAGGGCAAGTATATCGAGCCACCCTGCACACAGGGGAAGCCGTCGCAGTCAAAGTACAGCGACCAAAACTGCTACCCGTTATCACCCTCGATTTATATTTACTCAGACTAGGTTCAAAATGGATAGCCCCCTTTTTACCCTTAAATCTAGGTCACGATTTAACCCTCATAGTGGATGAATTTGGAATCAAACTATTTGAAGAAATCGACTACGTCAACGAAGGCAGAAACGCCGAAAAATTTGCCGCTAACTTCAGAGATGACGATGATGTAAAAGTTCCCCATATCTACTGGCGTTATACTAGTCACAAAGTATTAACCCTCGAATGGATAAACGGTTGTAAACTAAACGACTTTGATAGCATTCGAGCCGCAGGATTAGACCCTAGTGATATTATCAAAGTAGGCGTTACTTCAGGTTTAAGGCAATTATTAGAACATGGATTTTTCCATGCTGACCCCCATCCAGGTAATCTTTTTGCCATGGCAGATGGTAGAATGGCGTACATAGACTTTGGCATGATGGATCAACTAGATGAACATACCAAGGAAACCATCGCTTCATCCATTGTACAGTTGATTAACGGTGACTATGAAGCCCTTGCTAGAGACTTTGTGGATTTAGGCTTTTTAACCGCTGATACTGATATTACCCCCATTATTCCCGCCCTCGAAAAAGTATTGGGCAACGCCGTGGGGCAAAGTGTGGCTGACTTCAACTTTAAAACCATCACCGACGATTTTTCTGAGTTGATGTATGAGTATCCTTTCCGTGTACCAGCGAAATTTGCTCTGATTATTCGCTCTCTTGTTACCCAAGAGGGGTTAGCCCTCAGCCTCAATCCTGACTTTAAAATTGTTGAGGTATCTTTCCCTTATATTTCCCGTCGTTTATTAACCGAAGAATCCCCCGCCATGCGTCGCCGACTTTTGGAGGTATTATTTAAGGATGATAAATTCCAATGGGAAAGATTAGAGAATATGATTCAAATTGCTAAATCTGACCATAAATTTGACCTTTTGCCCACCGCAGGTTTAGGGTTTCAGTATCTAGTATCGGATGAAGGAGACTATTTACGCCGTCAAATTATTTCTGCTTTGGTAGAAGATGATAGGTTACACACCGAAGAGGTAAGAAGGTTGTGGCAACTGGTACAAGGGGATTTGAAGCCCCGTAAGTTGTTTGATGTCGCTGTAAATGCGGTCAAAAACTTTTCCCTTGATTTAGTTCAAACGGGTTCTAATTAATCCTCTTTTTTATCAAAACAAGGGGTTACAACCCCTTGCCACGAGTTGATATAGAATGTGACACTGACTTTAACTATTATTGTAAATGCATGGGGCAAAGTAGATCCCTTCGGGATTGCTCTTACGACAAAAGAGAATCCTAACGGATAACCCCTGATGGTGGTAAAATAAAAATCGTTTATAGTTGCGCATAATAGCCTATGGTCACTACTCCTATTCAACCATCACAACATCCTTTAGCTGAATATATCTACAAATTTGAGCAAGGAGATGCCCTTTTAAAAGATAATCCTAATAATCTTCTGGAAGTGGTGGGGATTCTTAAATCCTATGGTGTAGTATTAGATAAATATTCTAATAATCTCAACTATATTGCTAAATATCAGTTTTTGGTGCTATTCCCATTTTTTAAATATTTTAACGGGGATGTTTCTTTCTCCAAGTTACTCAAACATTGGTGGCACGATCGCATTAATTACGAATATGCAGAATATTGTATGCGAGGAATGCTCTGGCATGGAGGAGGAAAGTTAGATGAGTATGTAGATAGTAAAGAGTTTAAGGTTAATTGCGATCGCGCCATAAAAGCAAAATTAAAAAGTAATCCCTTCATCCTCGGATTAAACAAGATTTTTCCCAATTTTTTACTAGAACAAGCTAAGATGTCGGCATATTACGCCGCCCTAGGACAATTTTGGCGAGTAATGAGTGATATGTTCCTCAGTTTATCAGATCGTTATGATGCAGGGGAAATCAACTCTATTCCCGATGTGGTACAACACATTTTAGATGGCTTGGTTGCCGATGCCTCTCGCCCCATTACCTTTGAGGTGGACATAAAAGGGGAAATATATACCATCATTCCCGAAGAAGCAGGATTAACTTTTTTGATGGAAACAGCTGTGCCTTACGTAGAGGCGGTTTTCTTTCGTGGATTTCCTTTCTTAGGTACAGTTTCCTACAATGCCCAAGCCAATCAAGTACCCCATGGGCAGGAGGATTTTACCTATGGGGCTTTATATGCTGATCCTTTACCTGTAGGCAGTGCAGGGGTTCCACCCACTTTGTTAATGCAGGATATGCGTCACTATATCCCTGATTATCTCCATAGTTTATATAAAAATTCCTTGCGAGGGGAAGATGACTTGTTAGTTAAAATATGTATTAGTTTCCAAAAGTCTATGTATTGTGTAACCACCGCGGCCTTACAAGGTTTAGCACCCCATCCTTTAGGTACCAAGGATGAGCAAGAAATGTTGGCTAATCGCAAATTTTTGGAGGGTTGGATGAATCGTTTTGTTTCTTCCTGTCTCGTTAATGTTAATACCGATGTTTTAAAACTCTAATATGGATAAACCTTGGATGGGATGAAAGAAACTGGTCTTGATTTTCTGAAGGTTTCCCCTTATTCTGTGCAATAAATTTTAACCCGTAAATTGTCTTAATTGAATTTAAATATGAAACAAGAAACAGCCCAAGTAGGAATCATTATGGGTAGTGATTCTGATTTGCCTACCATGGTAAGTGCGATCGCCATTTGTGAACAATTTGAAGTACCCTGTGAAGTGGAAATAGTATCGGCCCATCGTACTCCCACAAAAATGGTAGAATACGCCCAGAGCGCCCATAAAAGAGGCATCAAAGTAATAATTGCAGGGGCAGGAGGTGCCGCCCATTTACCAGGTATGGTAGCCTCCCTAACTCCTTTACCCGTCATTGGAGTACCCGTACAAACTAGACAACTTAAAGGTTTAGACTCCCTTTACTCCATAGTGCAAATGCCCAGAGGGATTCCTGTGGCCACCGTTGCCATTGGCAACGCCCAAAATGCTGGTTTACTAGCCATCAGAATTTTAGCCTCAGAACAACCCGCATTATTGGAAAAAGTCCAAGCATATAGTGAGCAGTTAAAGGAAATGGTTGACGGTAAACAAGAGGAGTTGGACAAAATAGGTTATCAAAATTATCTACAAAAGTATTACAAATAATTTAGGCATTGATAGGTTAGGCCATAAATAGCTAGGGTGCGCTAAATAACCATACTCCATTGCTGTTTATTAGCTTGACACTTATTAATCAAACCCTAAGTAATAATAGATAAGAATAATACTTATATATATTTTTCGAAAATGACCACAAATAATTATCAACCCACCGACATCGATGATGCCATATCAGTGCCACCAGATTTAAGCATATTTACTATCCTACGACTAGGTTTATTTAATTTGGGGGTAGGCTTAATGGCTGTCTTAACCCTAGCAGTATTAAATCGGGTGATGATTACAGAACTCGCTATCCCGGCAAGTATAGCCGCTGGAACTCTTGCCCTATCTCAGCTTGTTGCCCCCATTCGAGTGTGGCTAGGACAACTATCTGACGGCAAAAAACTGTTTGGATTTCATCGCACGGGATATATTCGCACAGGAATCGTCATGGCTGGGGTGACAATCCTGATAGCGGTGCAATTGGTTTGGATACTCGGCACAAACATCGAAGTTAATAATGGTTGGCAATGGAATCCTGTTACCATTGGCACTTCTGTGGGTTTGGGTATCATGTTTATTTTACATGGCATTGCCCTTGGTGCTAGTTCAACCCCTTTTACTGCCCTATTAGTGGATATTTCCGAAGAAGAAAGTCGCTCTAAAATTGTTGCGACCATTTGGTCAATGTTAATGGTGGGTATTGTCATTGGAGGTATTACAGGTAATGTATTTTTGGGAAGCCTAGCGGTGGGAGAAATGGAAGAAAATCCCTTAATTTCTGTGGCAGATTTACAAACTCCCATTAATATGCTTTTTCTTTTAGTTGCTGGGGTGGTAGTGATTCTCGCCTTTGTTGGTACTTGGAATATTGAGAAAAAGTATTCTCGCTTTCATCTACGCGCCAGTAATGAAGCCAGAGAACAAAATATAGGTTTACGTCAAGCTCTGAGGGTACTAACTTCTTCCCGTCAAACAGCTATCTTTTTCTTTTTCTTGATGATGGTGACCACTAGTCTATTTATGCAGGAGTCTGTGTTGGAACCCTATGGGGGAGATGTGTTTGGTATGGGCATCGGGGAAACTACTTTGCTCAACTCTTTTTGGGGAGTGGGAATTTTATTGGGTTATAGTGCCACTGGATTTTTGGTAATACCTCGTATTGGTAAGAAAAATGCCACTAGAATTGGTTGTTTATTGGTGGCTATCTGTTTTGTCTTAATCATTTTTGCTGGATTAACTCAGAATGAATCTATCCTCAA of Cyanobacterium sp. HL-69 contains these proteins:
- a CDS encoding permease codes for the protein MLSKIKQLPNLWQVRIILTVGVFAVSMAAIFVRLCQQEAGVNNVGFSLFMASSRLLITAIIFTPTYGNLRHIKTDFRTIFMAMGAGVCLAFHFATWITSLSFTSVAASVTIVTTNPLWVGLLSWWLWGVKLKFRNWLGIAIALGGSIIIALGGNGEDTVGSNPLLGAFLALLGSWFASGYILLGNQAQQRGLKIGEYVAIAYLTSALCLLPLPIIFGTGYVGYSPQVYVYLVLMAIVSQVIGHTSFNWSLRHLSPTTVSLVILLEPVGSTFLAFLLFKEIPPMAVFLGAMILLIGVIISEFKSSTSKAKKNYNE
- a CDS encoding putative membrane protein, which produces MPQFIITLVVTAVSMLVAEILLPGISIDTTLAALIGAFVFGIINAIIRPILVLFTLPFTILTLGLFLLIINAICFSLVGYFTPGFAVDGFFDALFGSIIVSFVSGFLDQFFKKDD
- a CDS encoding Ubiquinone biosynthesis monooxygenase UbiB, whose product is MTYSSFIASQRGQESDSILKYDPRAIARYYNNRPWLGLFRSLKIVTLFSVFVIQLYLDKIFNQEEKNKLKRAERLRKILTSLGAAFIKVGQALSTRPDLIKPDFLEELIKLQDQLPPFDNETAFDIMERELDMPVNQAYKEISPNPVAAASLGQVYRATLHTGEAVAVKVQRPKLLPVITLDLYLLRLGSKWIAPFLPLNLGHDLTLIVDEFGIKLFEEIDYVNEGRNAEKFAANFRDDDDVKVPHIYWRYTSHKVLTLEWINGCKLNDFDSIRAAGLDPSDIIKVGVTSGLRQLLEHGFFHADPHPGNLFAMADGRMAYIDFGMMDQLDEHTKETIASSIVQLINGDYEALARDFVDLGFLTADTDITPIIPALEKVLGNAVGQSVADFNFKTITDDFSELMYEYPFRVPAKFALIIRSLVTQEGLALSLNPDFKIVEVSFPYISRRLLTEESPAMRRRLLEVLFKDDKFQWERLENMIQIAKSDHKFDLLPTAGLGFQYLVSDEGDYLRRQIISALVEDDRLHTEEVRRLWQLVQGDLKPRKLFDVAVNAVKNFSLDLVQTGSN
- a CDS encoding Low-affinity CO2 hydration protein CphX: MVTTPIQPSQHPLAEYIYKFEQGDALLKDNPNNLLEVVGILKSYGVVLDKYSNNLNYIAKYQFLVLFPFFKYFNGDVSFSKLLKHWWHDRINYEYAEYCMRGMLWHGGGKLDEYVDSKEFKVNCDRAIKAKLKSNPFILGLNKIFPNFLLEQAKMSAYYAALGQFWRVMSDMFLSLSDRYDAGEINSIPDVVQHILDGLVADASRPITFEVDIKGEIYTIIPEEAGLTFLMETAVPYVEAVFFRGFPFLGTVSYNAQANQVPHGQEDFTYGALYADPLPVGSAGVPPTLLMQDMRHYIPDYLHSLYKNSLRGEDDLLVKICISFQKSMYCVTTAALQGLAPHPLGTKDEQEMLANRKFLEGWMNRFVSSCLVNVNTDVLKL
- the purE gene encoding 5-(carboxyamino)imidazole ribonucleotide mutase PurE, which codes for MKQETAQVGIIMGSDSDLPTMVSAIAICEQFEVPCEVEIVSAHRTPTKMVEYAQSAHKRGIKVIIAGAGGAAHLPGMVASLTPLPVIGVPVQTRQLKGLDSLYSIVQMPRGIPVATVAIGNAQNAGLLAIRILASEQPALLEKVQAYSEQLKEMVDGKQEELDKIGYQNYLQKYYK
- the pucC gene encoding MFS transporter, BCD family, chlorophyll transporter, with translation MTTNNYQPTDIDDAISVPPDLSIFTILRLGLFNLGVGLMAVLTLAVLNRVMITELAIPASIAAGTLALSQLVAPIRVWLGQLSDGKKLFGFHRTGYIRTGIVMAGVTILIAVQLVWILGTNIEVNNGWQWNPVTIGTSVGLGIMFILHGIALGASSTPFTALLVDISEEESRSKIVATIWSMLMVGIVIGGITGNVFLGSLAVGEMEENPLISVADLQTPINMLFLLVAGVVVILAFVGTWNIEKKYSRFHLRASNEAREQNIGLRQALRVLTSSRQTAIFFFFLMMVTTSLFMQESVLEPYGGDVFGMGIGETTLLNSFWGVGILLGYSATGFLVIPRIGKKNATRIGCLLVAICFVLIIFAGLTQNESILKGTMVLFGIAAGITTIGSLSLMLDLTIAETAGTFVGAWGLSQAMARGIAIALGGWVLDIGKFIFGSNLWLAYSSVFFCEALVALGAIVLLNKVNIKEFKESTRKATELVMEGDLD